ACTGCGGTAAGGTATACACCGGCTGGCCCTACGATGATGTGGTCCTGGACCGCGATCATAGTGCTCTCGCCGGCGCCATTCGCGACTGTGGTCTGATGTTCACCCTCACCGGCAACAAGGCCTATGCGGCCAAGGCCCGCGAGATCCTCATGGGCTACGCCGAGCGGTATCTGAACTACCCACTCCACGACATCAACGGCAAGCCGAACAAGGGCGGCGGCCATGTGGGCCCGCAGACCCTGGACGAGTCGACGTGGCTCATTCCCGTGGTGCAGGGCTTCGACTGTATCTACGACACCCTCAGCGCCGACGACGTCAAGTACCTCGCCGACAAGATGCTGCTTCCGGCGGCCTGGCTCATTCACGACCACCAGTGGGGCATCCACAACATCTGCTGCTGGCATGACTCGGCCTACGGGCTGGTTGGCCTGGCCCTGGCGGAGCCGACGCTGGCCGCCGATGCGATCGCAGGGCCCAAGGGCTTCCACCAGCAGGTCGAGAAGGGCATCTCCGATGATGGTCTGTGGTATGAGGGCGCCTGGGGTTACCACTACTACACCATGATGGCGCTGAGCCCGCTTGCAGTCGCTGCCCACAACATCGGCATCGAGATGTACAGCGAACGATACAAGCGGATGTACGACGCGCCCCTGAAGTTCATGGCCCCCAAGGGTGAGCTGCCGGCCTTCCATGACAGCGGCACCTCCAACGCCCTCGGTTCGGGGAACCTCTACGAGATCGCCTATGCTCGCTGGCAGGATCCGATCCATCTGCTGCCTGTGATCCAGGCCGGGCGCAAGAGCCTGGAGACTCTGCTCTACGGAGTCCCGCTTGGTGCGGAACCCGAGTTCAAGCTGCAGTCCACAGTCTTCCCGGCCGCCGGCTGGGCCATCCTCCGCAGCGGTGACGTGGGCACCAGCCTTGCCGACAAGCACATCCCGCAGAACTACCTGGCCCTTGACTTCGGCCCCCATGGCGGCGGACACGGGCACCCGGACAAGCTCTCCTTCGTCTTCTATGGCAAGGACACACTCCTGGCCGAGGACCCCGGCTGCATCGCCTACGGCAACCCCGCCCACCAGGGCTGGTTCCGCCAGACCGTGAGTCACAACACCGTGGTCGTCAACGGCAAGAGCCAGCAGGCTTGCACCGGCGAGACGCAGTTCGCCTCCTTCGGAGACGGCATCGGCATCTTCAGCGCACGGGCCGACGGGGCCTATCCGGGAGTCCGCCTGCGCCGCACCGTGGCCCTCATCGGTGACCGCCTGATCGACGTTTTCCTGTGCCAGGCGACCGAGGGCGAGGCAACCTTCGACTGGTGCTACCACAACCGAGGCGCCTTCGAGAGCGTCCTGCCTCTGCAGGCGATGACCACAGGCCCCACCGGTGACGGCTACAGCTGGGCAAAGGAGTGGCGACAGGCTGAGGCGAATCAGGAGTGGACGGCAGTCTGGCGCGGCGACAAGGCACCCAGCGTTGCCTTCGCTCAAGCTGCCCCCGATGGCTCTCGCGAGGTTCTTGCCGCCATCGGCATGGGCAACCCGACGAAGATCAAGGTGCCCTTCGTCGTTTCCCGTCAGAAGGGCAAGAGCGCGCTGTTCTGTTCAGCTATGCAGGTCTTCGATGGACCTGACACACCGCAGTTGCAGGTGCGCGTGCTTCCCATCGGCTCCTTCAGCGGCAACGCCGAAGAGCAGCCCGTGGCAGTCGAGGTTACCGGCAACGGTATGCGTGACGTGCTGCTGGTCAACCCCGCTGGTGGCGTCCTGAAGGCCGGCGAGTTTGAGCTCGAGGGACAGGGCGCTGCCCTGCGGTACCGAGGTGAGGCCCTGGAGAGTCTGGTCGTCGCCGGAGAGGCCAAGGTCCGCGTCAACGGCCGCCT
The nucleotide sequence above comes from Armatimonadia bacterium. Encoded proteins:
- a CDS encoding alginate lyase family protein, which produces MVAHRTCSTLPPTAICSRPHPAHSAGASHLIALSLLSLAVVALLPLLPSRASAAPVTALLEDAEGKLKGWPGNAVVDPDASQGKASVCWTPDAHANAQSLNFDFAGRGVELSEWDRLVFDYKMPKSGCIWWGVKIVDFPLGDGMQATWQLTDPDATKPGVWHKAVIDLQHPTWLWGDKPDKTSQLIMFRCQMAEGKVTPILLDNLRLERDPFRIEKVERQEPVQEGDVLYSNYEVRLQNATDDQITVAVGLRHTDANLTAEAGLQEVVIPARSVRSVKAQLIAQLKGEKAASPLTALSTELFAQVKGMADTEKTAALTLAVPLGKLQHPFALLTKQDVPRILEAVQKSPEAKAVYDGLKQRADSWLTKAPQYPDRGGQWWHWYTCKACGGKLVTKSPTEHVCADCGKVYTGWPYDDVVLDRDHSALAGAIRDCGLMFTLTGNKAYAAKAREILMGYAERYLNYPLHDINGKPNKGGGHVGPQTLDESTWLIPVVQGFDCIYDTLSADDVKYLADKMLLPAAWLIHDHQWGIHNICCWHDSAYGLVGLALAEPTLAADAIAGPKGFHQQVEKGISDDGLWYEGAWGYHYYTMMALSPLAVAAHNIGIEMYSERYKRMYDAPLKFMAPKGELPAFHDSGTSNALGSGNLYEIAYARWQDPIHLLPVIQAGRKSLETLLYGVPLGAEPEFKLQSTVFPAAGWAILRSGDVGTSLADKHIPQNYLALDFGPHGGGHGHPDKLSFVFYGKDTLLAEDPGCIAYGNPAHQGWFRQTVSHNTVVVNGKSQQACTGETQFASFGDGIGIFSARADGAYPGVRLRRTVALIGDRLIDVFLCQATEGEATFDWCYHNRGAFESVLPLQAMTTGPTGDGYSWAKEWRQAEANQEWTAVWRGDKAPSVAFAQAAPDGSREVLAAIGMGNPTKIKVPFVVSRQKGKSALFCSAMQVFDGPDTPQLQVRVLPIGSFSGNAEEQPVAVEVTGNGMRDVLLVNPAGGVLKAGEFELEGQGAALRYRGEALESLVVAGEAKVRVNGRLTAPTAGK